Sequence from the Paeniglutamicibacter cryotolerans genome:
GGCGCTTCGGCCGACGGGTGAGTCCCATGTGCCCGTAGCGGCCCATCATCACCACCTCGCGGACCGAGAGCGGGAACGCCCAATCGACTTTCTCGCTCTGCGGAACGTAGCCGACGACCCCTGATTTACGTGCCTGCGCCGGTGAGGCGCCATTGATCGTCGCCCGGCCCGCGTCGGGCTTGATCATGCCCATGATCGTCTTGAAGAGGGTGGATTTGCCTGATCCGTTCACGCCGATCAAGCCACAGATCCGTCCCGGGTTGATCGCCAGGCTTGCCCCGTCCAGGGCGAGGACCTCGCCGTAGCGCACGGTGACGTCCTGGACGAGGATCGCCGGAACGCTCATGGCTGTGTTCCGTTCATGGCATCGACGATGGTCTTGGCATCGTGGCGGATCAAGTCGAGGTAGGTCGGTACCGGGCCGTCGGCGGTGGAGAGGGAATCGACGTAAAGGGTGCCGCCGTAGCGGGCGTCCGTCGCCTCGACGACCTGTTGCATCGGGGCATCGGAGACTGTTGATTCGCAGAAGACGGCAGGGATCGCGTTGTCCTTGACGAATTCGATGGCGCCGGCGATTTGCTTGGGCGTGGCCTGTTGTTCGGCATTGACAGCCCAAATGTATTTTTCGGTCAGTCCCGCATCACGGGCCAGATAGGAGAAGGCCCCCTCGCAGGTGACCAGGGCCCGCTGCTGTGCCGGGAGCTGTCCGAGCCCGGAAACCAACTCGTCCTGGACCAGCTGGAGTTCGTCCTGGTAGCTCGCTCCCTGCTCCTCAAAACTGCCGGCGTGTGCCGGGTCCAGCTCGCTGAACGCCCGGACCATGTTATCGACGTAGGTCTTGACGTTGGTCGGGGACATCCAGGCATGCGGGTTCTCCAGTCCCGCGTAGGCATCCTCGGTAATGCCGATCGGCTCGATGCCCTGGCTGACCAACACATGCGGGACATCCATCCCGTCCACGAACCTGGCGAACCAGGCCTCGAGTCCCATCCCGTTATCCAGGATGAGGTCGGCGGCCGCGGCGCGCCTGATATCACCCGGGGTGGGCTCATAGCCGTGGATTTCCGCCCCGATCTTGGTGATGGACTCGACCCGGAGGTGTTCGCCTGCCACGTTTTGGGCGATGTCGGCCAGCACCGAGAACGTGGTCAGGACCACCGGGCGCTCATCGGCCGCGGCGTCAGGCGGCATTGCTTCGCTCGTGCAGGCGGTCAAGGAGAGGGCGAGTAGTGCCGAGATACTGGTGAGCGCAGTACCGGCGCGAATTTTTTGACGGACAATATTATGTTTTCTCATGAGCGAAACCATATTATTCAATGATCCTAAAACACAAGTTTGGTATGCCGAATATTTGATGTTCAGTGGGCTGACCGGCACGCAAATGCGCGTTGACCATGCCCGGATATGACGCAGCGGTGTGCGCCGGACATAGGGTGGGGAAGGTGAAGAACATGAAGAGCGAATCCTTCCCTACTGGCGTCGGCACCGTGAATGACGGCTTCGTGCATGTGCGGGGGGCCAGCGAAAATAATCTGCGCGATGTCGGGGTGAGCATCCCCCGGGATGCCATTGTCGCCTTTACCGGGGTCTCGGGCTCGGGAAAGTCATCGCTGGCCTTCGGAACCATTTTCGCCGAGGCGCAGCGCCGCTTCCTGGAATCGGTGGCGCCTTATGCCCGTCGGCTGATTGCCCAGGGCCACACACCCCGGGTGGAGTTCATTTCAGGGCTGCCGCCGGCCGTCGCGTTGCAACAGCGCCGCGGATCGGTGAGTTCGCGTTCCACGACCGGAACGGTCACCACGCTGTCCAACTCCGTGCGGATGCTCTTCTCCCGCGCCGGAGATTACCCCCAAGGTGCACAGCGGCTGGACTCGGATTCGTTTTCCCCGAACACCGCCATGGGTGCCTGTCCCGAATGCCACGGTCTGGGCATCGCCCACACCGTCACCGAGGAATCGCTGGTCCCCGATCCATCCCTGTCCATCGCCCAGGGGGCCATCGCTGCCTGGCCGGGTGCGTGGCAGGGTAAGAACCTGCGCGATATCACCTCGAAGCTGGGCTACGACGTTCACGTTCCGTTCCGCGAGCTTTCCCGCACGGACCGCGACTGGCTGCTGTTTACCGACGAACAACCGGTAGTCGAGGTGATTCCCCAACGTGACCGGATCGAGAAGCCCTACAAGGGCCGCTTCTGGAGTGCCAAACGCCACGTGCTGCACACCGTCTCCGATTCCAAGAGCCAGCCCCAGCGTGAGCGGGCGCTGCGCTATATGCGTTCGGGGCCGTGCCCGCTGTGTGCCGGAACCGGGTTCAAGGCGGAAGCGCTCGCCGTCAGCTTCGGAGGATTGGATATTGCCCGGTTCAATGCCACCTCGCTGACCGAGCTGGCACAGGTGCTTGCACTTCCCGCCGCGGGGGAGGGGAACGACGTGGCTGCCGCCATTGCCTCCGATCTCTTGGAGCGCATCGAGGTGTTGCTGGGGTTGGGCCTGGGCTATCTGTCGCTGGACCGAGCCACCCCGACGCTTTCGCCGGGGGAGATGCAACGACTGCGGATTGCCACCCAGTTGCGTTCGGGCCTCTTTGGTGTCATCTATGTCCTTGACGAGCCCTCGGCCGGCCTGCATCCTGCCGATGCCGAACCCCTGATCGAGGTGCTGGGTGCGCTGAAGTCCGGAGGGAACTCGGTATTCGTGGTGGAGCACAACATGGATGTGGTCCGACGGGCCGATTGGCTAATCGATGTGGGGCCCGGCGCCGGGGAGGGCGGAGGAAACGTCCTCTATAGCGGGCCAGTTGCCGGTCTCCAGGCAGTGGGGGCCTCGGTGACCAGGCCCTTTTTGGCCCTCGATGCAGCACCGGTGTTGCCTGCTGCTCCCCGGACGGCCACCGGCTGGGTGGAGCTGAACGGAATCTACCTGCATAACCTGGTGGACCTGGCTGCGGCTTTCCCGCTGGGAGTGCTCAGCGCGGTCACCGGTGTTTCGGGTTCGGGCAAATCCTCGTTGGTGAGCACCGTGCTGGCACGGGTGGTCGGGGAACGGCTCAAGGGTGGAAACAGCGCCGGGCCGCACCCCCGGGACACCGAAGCAGACGCGGAAGCGGAAGCCGATCAGCTCAGCGTGCGTAGCCTGAGCGGTGCCGAATCCATTGACCGGCTGGTGCGAGTGGACCAGAAACCCATTGGCCGGACCCCCCGTTCAAACCTGGCCACCTACACCGGACTCTTCGATGCGGTCCGCCGTGCCTTTGCCCAGACCCCGGTGGCGCGACGGCACGGCTATGGCGCCGGACGCTTTTCCTTCAATGTGGCCGGAGGGCGATGCGAAACCTGCCTGGGTGAGGGGTACCTGGAAGTCGAGCTGCTCTTCCTGCCCGGAACCTATGGGCCCTGCCCCGAATGCCAGGGGGACCGCTACAACCCGGAGACGTTGGCTGTGGAATACCAGGGAAAGAACATTGCCCAGGTGCTGGGACTCAGCGTGGATGCTGCAGCAGGATTCTTGGCAGAAATTCCCGCCGCGGCGCGCAGCCTGCGCACGCTGCAAGACGTGGGGCTGGGCTATCTACGCCTGGGTCAACCGGCCACCGAGCTCTCCGGCGGCGAAGCCCAGCGGATCAAACTCGCCACCGAACTGCAACGGGCCCGGCGCGGGCATACCCTCTATCTCTTGGACGAGCCCACCACCGGGCTGCACCCTGCAGACGTGCTGCTGCTGCTGGCCCAGCTGAACCGACTGGTGGACGCGGGAAACACGGTGATCGTGGTGGAACACAACATGGATGTGGTGGCGTCCGCCGACTGGGTCATCGATCTGGGGCCCTCGGGTGGGGATGCCGGCGGACGCATCGTGGCCGCCGGAACACCACGCGATGTGTCCACGCATGCGCACAGCCGGACGGCGCCGTATCTGCGCAGGAGGCTGGCTGGTTGAGCAACGGCATGAGCCGGGCTCAGAGTTTGGACAAGAACTCCAGTACCCGTTGGGTCAGCAGTGCGGCGGAGTCCGGATCGTAGGATGCGAGCGAGCCGTCGGCAAAATAATGCTGGTCACCGGGATACAGGAACAGTTCACCGGCCTGCGCCTGAGCGGCGAGTTCCCGGGCTGCTTCGAGGTCTCCGTCGTCAACGAAGTACGGATCGTGTGCTGCCCCGTGGATCTGCACCGGCACCAGTGCTGGCCACGGCCCGAAAAAGGATGCCGGTACGCACGAGTAGAAGAACAATGCGCCCCGGGCCCCGGGGCGGGTCTGGGCCAGCTTCTGGGCCGGTAGCACCCCGAGTGAGAATCCGGCGTAGACCAGGGCCTGGGGCAGCTGTTCGGCCGCGAGGACGCCGCGTTCGGTGATCGTGTCGAATCCCACCGACTCGACATAGGCCATCCCCTTGCCGATGGAATCAAAGGTACGACCCTGGAAAAGGTCCGGCGTATGCACGATATGTCCAGCAGTGCGCAACTCTTGGGCGAAGTCGATGGTGCCGGGGCCGAGCCCCAGCGCATGGTGGAAGAGCAGGACCTCGGCCATCGTGAAGGGGGACCTCTCCTGGGCATGCATCGAACCGGCAGATAGGTACCACTCTGCACCAGCTGCGAATCGGCTGGCAACCCCGCGTGAGCCATCGCCTTTTCCTGCCCGGCAGCGTAGCGTTTTGAACAGGAGCACCACCGAGTCGAATCGTTGATCATGAAACTCTCTGCAAGCAGAAAATGGATACCGGCCGTTGCCGTTCCGGTCTTGATCGGGACCGTCGTGCTGGGTTCGTCCCTGGCCGCGAAGGCAGAACCGACACTGCCGCCCAAGAGTGCGGCCGAGCTGCTGGCCATGGTCGCCAACAACGACGTGCGCGCCTTCTCCGGTCAGCTCAGCGCCAGTACCGACCTCGGCCTGCCGCAGCTGCCGGATACCGGCGCGCTGGGGTCGAACAAGCAGGGGATGTCCGAGCAAGGTCATTCCAGCCCGGCCACCGCCTCCGTCTCCGCAATCCTGGGCCTGCTCTCGGGAACCCATCAGGCGCGGGTCTATGTCGATGGACCGGCCAAGGCCCGACTGCAGGTGTTCAACGGCATGAACGAGCGGAACCTCATTCGCAACGGCTCCAGCCTCTGGAGCTACGATTCGGCGAACCGGACGGCAACCCACGCCATTCTGCCGGCCAGCGCGGGCCACCATGCCCCCGATGCATCGAGCATGCCGACCCCCGATGAGCTCGCCAAGACGCTGCTGGCCAAGATCGAGCCGGGCACCGATGTCTCGGTCGGAACGGCATCGACCATCGCGGGCCGCGACGCCTACGAACTCACCCTGAGTCCGAAGACCGGCAGCTCGCTGGTGGCGGAGGTGCAGATCGGAATCGACGCGCAGACCGGCAT
This genomic interval carries:
- a CDS encoding excinuclease ABC subunit UvrA; its protein translation is MKSESFPTGVGTVNDGFVHVRGASENNLRDVGVSIPRDAIVAFTGVSGSGKSSLAFGTIFAEAQRRFLESVAPYARRLIAQGHTPRVEFISGLPPAVALQQRRGSVSSRSTTGTVTTLSNSVRMLFSRAGDYPQGAQRLDSDSFSPNTAMGACPECHGLGIAHTVTEESLVPDPSLSIAQGAIAAWPGAWQGKNLRDITSKLGYDVHVPFRELSRTDRDWLLFTDEQPVVEVIPQRDRIEKPYKGRFWSAKRHVLHTVSDSKSQPQRERALRYMRSGPCPLCAGTGFKAEALAVSFGGLDIARFNATSLTELAQVLALPAAGEGNDVAAAIASDLLERIEVLLGLGLGYLSLDRATPTLSPGEMQRLRIATQLRSGLFGVIYVLDEPSAGLHPADAEPLIEVLGALKSGGNSVFVVEHNMDVVRRADWLIDVGPGAGEGGGNVLYSGPVAGLQAVGASVTRPFLALDAAPVLPAAPRTATGWVELNGIYLHNLVDLAAAFPLGVLSAVTGVSGSGKSSLVSTVLARVVGERLKGGNSAGPHPRDTEADAEAEADQLSVRSLSGAESIDRLVRVDQKPIGRTPRSNLATYTGLFDAVRRAFAQTPVARRHGYGAGRFSFNVAGGRCETCLGEGYLEVELLFLPGTYGPCPECQGDRYNPETLAVEYQGKNIAQVLGLSVDAAAGFLAEIPAAARSLRTLQDVGLGYLRLGQPATELSGGEAQRIKLATELQRARRGHTLYLLDEPTTGLHPADVLLLLAQLNRLVDAGNTVIVVEHNMDVVASADWVIDLGPSGGDAGGRIVAAGTPRDVSTHAHSRTAPYLRRRLAG
- a CDS encoding metal ABC transporter substrate-binding protein translates to MRKHNIVRQKIRAGTALTSISALLALSLTACTSEAMPPDAAADERPVVLTTFSVLADIAQNVAGEHLRVESITKIGAEIHGYEPTPGDIRRAAAADLILDNGMGLEAWFARFVDGMDVPHVLVSQGIEPIGITEDAYAGLENPHAWMSPTNVKTYVDNMVRAFSELDPAHAGSFEEQGASYQDELQLVQDELVSGLGQLPAQQRALVTCEGAFSYLARDAGLTEKYIWAVNAEQQATPKQIAGAIEFVKDNAIPAVFCESTVSDAPMQQVVEATDARYGGTLYVDSLSTADGPVPTYLDLIRHDAKTIVDAMNGTQP
- a CDS encoding LolA family protein yields the protein MKLSASRKWIPAVAVPVLIGTVVLGSSLAAKAEPTLPPKSAAELLAMVANNDVRAFSGQLSASTDLGLPQLPDTGALGSNKQGMSEQGHSSPATASVSAILGLLSGTHQARVYVDGPAKARLQVFNGMNERNLIRNGSSLWSYDSANRTATHAILPASAGHHAPDASSMPTPDELAKTLLAKIEPGTDVSVGTASTIAGRDAYELTLSPKTGSSLVAEVQIGIDAQTGMALNVTVDAVGQSDPAISLGFTSFTPQAPNASLFDFTPPPGATVREQKLPTPPATNHPATGVKDRQSMAKKPTAAPNFVKGHGWDAVVVIPAKDVPAQLSGNKELSMLATPVSGGKLLHTSLFNVLIRDDGSVAAGMVPLEVLQSAAGTR
- a CDS encoding dienelactone hydrolase family protein; protein product: MHAQERSPFTMAEVLLFHHALGLGPGTIDFAQELRTAGHIVHTPDLFQGRTFDSIGKGMAYVESVGFDTITERGVLAAEQLPQALVYAGFSLGVLPAQKLAQTRPGARGALFFYSCVPASFFGPWPALVPVQIHGAAHDPYFVDDGDLEAARELAAQAQAGELFLYPGDQHYFADGSLASYDPDSAALLTQRVLEFLSKL